The nucleotide sequence ggggacagtgctgcttgggacaggtctgtcactgtgtaacactgggggacagtgctgcttgggacaggtctgtcactgtgtaacactgggggacagtgctgcttgggacaggtctgtcactgtgtaacactgggggacagtgctgcttgggacaggtctgtcactgtgtaacactgggggacagtgctgcttgggacaggtctgtcactgtgtaacactgggggacagtgctgcttgggacaggtctgtcactgtgtaacactgggggacagtgctgcttgggacaggtctgtcactgtgtaacactgggggacagtgctgcttgggacaggtctgtcactgtgtaacactgggggacagtgctgcttgggacaggtctgtcactgtgtaacactgggggacagtgctgcttgggacaggtctgtcactgtgtaacactgggggacagtgctgcttgggacaggtctgtcactgtgtaacactgggggacagtgctgcttgggacaggtctgtcactgtgtaacactgggggacagtgctgcttgggacaggtctgtcactgtgtaacactgggggacagtgctgcttgggacaggtctgtcactgtgtaacactgggggacagtgctgcttgggacaggtctgtcactgtgtaacactgggggacagtgctgcttgggacaggtctgtcactgtgtaacactgggggacagtgctgcttgggacaggtctgtcactgtgtaacactgggggacagtgctgcttgggacaggtctgtcactgtgtaacactgggggacagtgctgcttgggacaggtctgtcactgtgtacaggtctgtctctgtgtaccactgggggacagtgctggtggggacaggtctgtcactgtgtaacactgggggacagtgctggtggggacaggtctgtcactgtgtaacactgtggtacagtgctggtggggacaggtctgtctctgtgtaacactgggggacagtgctggtggggacaggtctgtcactgtgtaacactgcggtacagtgctggtggggacaggtctgtctctgtgtaacactgggggacagtgctggtggggacaggtctatcacgtgtaacactgggggacagtgctggtggggacaggtctgtcactgtgtaacactgcggtacagtgctggtggggacaggtctgtctctgtgtaacacTGTGGTACAGTGCTGGTGGTGACCGGTCTGTCAGTGTCCGgtctgtcagtgtgtaacacagtgttactgtcctggtggggacaggtctgtcagtgtgtaacactggggtacagtgctggtggggacaggtctgtcactgtgtaacagtgggggacagtgctggtggggacaggtctgtcactgtgtaacactggggtacagtgctggtggggacaggtctgtcactgcgtaacactggggtacagtgctggtgCGGACATGTCTGTCATTGTgtaacactgggttacagtcctggtggggacaggtctgtcagtgtgtaacactggggtacagtgctggtggggacaggtctgtcactgtgtaacactgggagACAGTGCTagtgggacaggtctgtcactgtgtaacactggggtacagtgctggtgggaacaggtctgtcactgcaATACTGGGTTAcggtgctggtggggacaggtctgtcactgtgtaacactgggggacagtgctggtgtggacaggtctgtcactgtgtaacattgGGGGACAGTGCTaatgggacaggtctgtcactgtgtaacactggggtacagtgctggtgggaGCAGGTCTGTCACTGCAACACTGGGTTACGgtcctggtggggacaggtctgtcactgtgtaacactgggggacagtgctggtggggacaggtctgtcactgtgtaacactgggggacagtgctggtggggacatgTCTGTCATTGTgtaacactgggttacagtcctggtggggacaggtctgtcagtgtgtaacactggggtatagtgctggtggggacaggtctgtcactgtgtaacactgggagACAGTGCTagtgggacaggtctgtcactgtgtaacactgggggacagtgctggtggggacaggtctgtcactgtgtaccactggggtacagtgctggtggggacaggtctgtcactatgtaacactgggggacagtgctggtggggacaggactGTCACTatgtaacactgggggacagtgctggtggggacaggtctgtctctgtgtaacacTGGCGGATAGTACTGGTGGAGATAACATCCGGTATGAAACATCGGATGAAATAACCTTTTAAAGCCCCAGCTTCGTTACAGATGGtgccccctcctcctccccccaccgTCCACCCTGCCGTCTGGTCAGTGTCTGCTTCAGTTCGTTATTCGTGGATGTGACTTGCTTCCCTTCAAATGCATCTGCGATCTTTCTTTGCAACCCCTTCCCATGTTTTCTTGTTCTtttctccctcagtctctctctctctctctgtctttgtctctctttttctctctctgtttctctctctctttttctctctccaaataATCCAAAATTTGAGGTTCGCTGTCCTTATAGGGGCAGGAAGCGGTGATCATCAGATACTGTGAAGGAGTGGTGTCTCGttcagggtggctcagtggttagcactgctgcctcacagctccagggtcccaggttcgatcccaccctcgggtgaatTGTCtgcgtgtagtttgcacattctccccgcgtctgtgtgggtttcctccgggtgctccggtttcctcccacagtccaaaggtgtgcaggttcggCCCGTGCTGAATTGTCCCTTGGCGTCCAGGGCTGTGCAGTGTGGttgggttagccacgggaaaggcagggttgcagggatagagtgGAGGGGAGATGGAGGTGGAGTTGGTTCTGGTTGGGATGCCCTTCTGTGGGTCGGTGCAGGATTTGATGGGCCGAGTGGCAGCTTTCTACGCTGTCGGGATTCTGCCTGGCTGACCTGTTCGTCCTGTCTCCCTCCAGCACCCCAACCCCAAtcccttgagagagagagagagagagaatgcagcgGGAGAAGCTGAAATGTAAGAATCTGCACGAATACATGAGGAGCCTGAGTCCCAGTATTCTCGACAAACTCTACAACCACCCGGCTACCTGCCTGGCCGTCTTCAGGTGAGCGATTATCCTCCTCAGGGAGGGAGGGTCAGCCGGCGGCCATCTTTACCTCACTCTGAGACAGTGGGGGATGTGGCTCAGTCTAAAACGCAGGAGCCATCTCTGGAAACGGGGCCTCTTGCCCCTCTCCCCCTGGGCTGGGAGTGCCCCGTTGATCACTCGTGCCCTGTCTCACGTACGACAAATCTGCAcacactgttttttttttgaaaaggtaacgcTGCTGGGACGTGGGTGATGCTGGCGAGGGTCAGTGTTTactccccatccctaattggggcggcacgctggctcagtggttagcactgctgcccctcagcaccagggacctgggttcgatcccagcctcgggcgactgactgagtggagtttgcacattctccccgtgtctgcatgggtttcctccgggtgctccggtttcctcccacagtccaaagacgtgcaggtcaggtgaattggccgtgctaaattttcccatcgtgaccaggggtgtgtaggttaagtgggttagccatgggaaaagcagggttatggggacagtgtaggggcgGGGAGGGTGTGTTTGCGTGGGATGTCCCTCGCAGGGTGGGGGctgactcagtgggccgaatggcctgtttagCGCCGTCACGAAATTCCTTGTCTTCAAAATTCCTGCTAAATtttcccatagtgaccaggggtgtgtaggtcaagtgggttagccatgggaaaagcagggttatggggacagtGAAGGGGCGGGGAGGGTGTGTTTGCGTGGGATGTCCCTCGCAGGGTGGGGGctgactcagtgggccgaatggcctgtttagCGCCGTCACGAAATTCCTTGTCTTCGAAATTCCTTCATTCCTCTCCCGCTGGTTATGTCACTGGAATAGAATCGACGGCCGACTTACTCCCGTCGTGAAATAATTCTCGCCGAGCCAAATTTCTGTACAGCACCCCCACTCCAGAAAGTCGGCGGAGGGGGGGGGTAGCGGGGATGGTGAGATTGGACGTGGGCAGAGAGATTTTAACCAGGAGCAGCCACTCCTGTCcctcaactcccccccccccccccccccaccccggatATGGCACCGCCTGATACTCAGATGGCTTTGGGCTCAGATATCCGCGCGGATTGGCTGGTGGACTGGAGGGCGCGTGCTCTGTATCCAGCAGCCGGTGTGAACGAACACGAGTGCCCTTTTCTTATTTCGCGCGCCACGCCACTGACCTGATCGCGTCTCCTTCCTCCTTTCTCAGGGAGCTGCCGGTGCTGGCTCAGAATTACGTCATGAGGCTGCTGTTCCTGGATCAACCGTTGCCGCAAGCCGCCGttaccttctgggtgaagaaagacAAGCAACGGTACTCcacccacgcccccccccccccccaacgctGTGCTCCATCCTGAGCTGCCTGCCTTGCCGTGCCCTCCACCTCGCTCGTTCAAACATCACTCCCCGCCGCAACCACCCACAATTCCTTGTGTCAGTGACAGCAGGTTCCTCTTCCTTCTGACAGTGCTCAGGCTGAAACACGCACAAACCCAACGCAGCCAGGGCAATgtttccagcacttggaccaGTTCTGATTAATTTTTCAGGGGGGGGCGGTGACTGCATGTTGCGGACCGTCGCTGTAAACTGGACGATAGTGTACCCCACGGATGTAGGTCTGTCGCTCTGTCTCACGATCAGGGAAGGCAGAGTGTGAGTGAAAGTTGTGAAATGGGAGGGGGGGAAAGGACAaggtctgacccactgtcccacccaatcccagaggggggtggggggaaaggacagtgtctgacccactgtcccacccagtcccagaNNNNNNNNNNNNNNNNNNNNNNNNNNNNNNNNNNNNNNNNNNNNNNNNNNNNNNNNNNNNNNNNNNNNNNNNNNNNNNNNNNNNNNNNNNNNNNNNNNNNNNNNNNNNNNNNNNNNNNNNNNNNNNNNNNNNNNNNNNNNNNNNNNNNNNNNNNNNNNNNNNNNNNNNNNNNNNNNNNNNNNNNNNNNNNNNNNNNNNNNNNNNNNNNNNNNNNNNNNNNNNNNNNNNNNNNNNNNNNNNNNNNNNNNNNNNNNNNNNNNNNNNNNNNNNNNNNNNNNNNNNNNNNNNNNNNNNNNNNNNNNNNNNNNNNNNNNNNNNNNNNNNNNNNNNNNNNNNNNNNNNNNNNNNNNNNNNNNNNNNNNNNNNNNNNNNNNNNNNNNNNNNNNNNNNNNNNNNNNNNNNNNNNNNNNNNNNNNNNNNNNNNNNNNNNNNNNNNNNNNNNNNNNNNNNNNNNNNNNNNNNNNNNNNNNNNNNNNNNNNNNNNNNNNNNNNNNNNNNNNNNNNNNNNNNNNNNNNNNNNNNNNNNNNNNNNNNNNNNNNNNNNNNNNNNNNNNNNNNNNNNNNNNNNNNNNNNNNNNNNNNNNNNNNNNNNNNNNNNNNNNNNNNNNNNNNNNNNNNNNNNNNNNNNNNNNNNNNNNNNNNNNNNNNNNNNNNNNNNNNNNNNNNNNNNNNNNNNNNNNNNNNNNNNNNNNNNNNNNNNNNNNNNNNNNNNNNNNNNNNNNNNNNNNNNNNNNNNNNNNNNNNNNNNNNNNNNNNNNNNNNNNNNNNNNNNNNNNNNNNNNNNNNNNNNNNNNNNNNNNNNNNNNNNNNNNNNNNNNNNNNNNNNNNNNNNNNNNNNNNNNNNNNNNNNNNNNNNNNNNNNNNNNNNNNNNNNNNNNNNNNNNNNNNNNNNNNNNNNNNNNNNNNNNNNNNNNNNNNNNNNNNNNNNNNNNNNNNNNNNNNNNNNNNNNNNNNNNNNNNNNNNNNNNNNNNNNNNNNNNNNNNNNNNNNNNNNNNNNNNNNNNNNNNNNNNNNNNNNNNNNNNNNNNNNNNNNNNNNNNNNNNNNNNNNNNNNNNNNNNNNNNNNNNNNNNNNNNNNNNNNNNNNNNNNNNNNNNNNNNNNNNNNNNNNNNNNNNNNNNNNNNNNNNNNNNNNNNNNNNNNNNNNNNNNNNNNNNNNNNNNNNNNNNNNNNNNNNNNNNNNNNNNNNNNNNNNNNNNNNNNNNNNNNNNNNNNNNNNNNNNNNNNNNNNNNNNNNNNNNNNNNNNNNNNNNNNNNNNNNNNNNNNNNNNNNNNNNNNNNNNNNNNNNNNNNNNNNNNNNNNNNNNNNNNNNNNNNNNNNNNNNNNNNNNNNNNNNNNNNNNNNNNNNNNNNNNNNNNNNNNNNNNNNNNNNNNNNNNNNNNNNNNNNNNNNNNNNNNNNNNNNNNNNNNNNNNNNNNNNNNNNNNNNNNNNNNNNNNNNNNNNNNNNNNNNNNNNNNNNNNNNNNNNNNNNNNNNNNNNNNNNNNNNNNNNNNNNNNNNNNNNNNNNNNNNNNNNNNNNNNNNNNNNNNNNNNNNNNNNNNNNNNNNNNNNNNNNNNNNNNNNNNNNNNNNNNNNNNNNNNNNNNNNNNNNNNNNNNNNNNNNNNNNNNNNNNNNNNNNNNNNNNNNNNNNNNNNNNNNNNNNNNNNNNNNNNNNNNNNNNNNNNNNNNNNNNNNNNNNNNNNNNNNNNNNNNNNNNNNNNNNNNNNNNNNNNNNNNNNNNNNNNNNNNNNNNNNNNNNNNNNNNNNNNNNNNNNNNNNNNNNNNNNNNNNNNNNNNNNNNNNNNNNNNNNNNNNNNNNNNNNNNNNNNNNNNNNNNNNNNNNNNNNNNNNNNNNNNNNNNNNNNNNNNNNNNNNNNNNNNNNNNNNNNNNNNNNNNNNNNNNNNNNNNNNNNNNNNNNNNNNNNNNNNNNNNNNNNNNNNNNNNNNNNNNNNNNNNNNNNNNNNNNNNNNNNNNNNNNNNNNNNNNNNNNNNNNNNNNNNNNNNNNNNNNNNNNNNNNNNNNNNNNNNNNNNNNNNNNNNNNNNNNNNNNNNNNNNNNNNNNNNNNNNNNNNNNNNNNNNNNNNNNNNNNNNNNNNNNNNNNNNNNNNNNNNNNNNNNNNNNNNNNNNNNNNNNNNNNNNNNNNNNNNNNNNNNNNNNNNNNNNNNNNNNNNNNNNNNNNNNNNNNNNNNNNNNNNNNNNNNNNNNNNNNNNNNNNNNNNNNNNNNNNNNNNNNNNNNNNNNNNNNNNNNNNNNNNNNNNNNNNNNNNNNNNNNNNNNNNNNNNNNNNNNNNNNNNNNNNNNNNNNNNNNNNNNNNNNNNNNNNNNNNNNNNNNNNNNNNNNNNNNNNNNNNNNNNNNNNNNNNNNNNNNNNNNNNNNNNNNNNNNNNNNNNNNNNNNNNNNNNNNNNNNNNNNNNNNNNNNNNNNNNNNNNNNNNNNNNNNNNNNNNNNNNNNNNNNNNNNNNNNNNNNNNNNNNNNNNNNNNNNNNNNNNNNNNNNNNNNNNNNNNNNNNNNNNNNNNNNNNNNNNNNNNNNNNNNNNNNNNNNNNNNNNNNNNNNNNNNNNNNNNNNNNNNNNNNNNNNNNNNNNNNNNNNNNNNNNNNNNNNNNNNNNNNNNNNNNNNNNNNNNNNNNNNNNNNNNNNNNNNNNNNNNNNNNNNNNNNNNNNNNNNNNNNNNNNNNNNNNNNNNNNNNNNNNNNNNNNNNNNNNNNNNNNNNNNNNNNNNNNNNNNNNNNNNNNNNNNNNNNNNNNNNNNNNNNNNNNNNNNNNNNNNNNNNNNNNNNNNNNNNNNNNNNNNNNNNNNNNNNNNNNNNNNNNNNNNNNNNNNNNNNNNNNNNNNNNNNNNNNNNNNNNNNNNNNNNNNNNNNNNNNNNNNNNNNNNNNNNNNNNNNNNNNNNNNNNNNNNNNNNNNNNNNNNNNNNNNNNNNNNNNNNNNNNNNNNNNNNNNNNNNNNNNNNNNNNNNNNNNNNNNNNNNNNNNNNNNNNNNNNNNNNNNNNNNNNNNNNNNNNNNNNNNNNNNNNNNNNNNNNNNNNNNNNNNNNNNNNNNNNNNNNNNNNNNNNNNNNNNNNNNNNNNNNNNNNNNNNNNNNNNNNNNNNNNNNNNNNNNNNNNNNNNNNNNNNNNNNNNNNNNNNNNNNNNNNNNNNNNNNNNNNNNNNNNNNNNNNNNNNNNNNNNNNNNNNNNNNNNNNNNNNNNNNNNNNNNNNNNNNNNNNNNNNNNNNNNNNNNNNNNNNNNNNNNNNNNNNNNNNNNNNNNNNNNNNNNNNNNNNNNNNNNNNNNNNNNNNNNNNNNNNNNNNNNNNNNNNNNNNNNNNNNNNNNNNNNNNNNNNNNNNNNNNNNNNNNNNNNNNNNNNNNNNNNNNNNNNNNNNNNNNNNNNNNNNNNNNNNNNNNNNNNNNNNNNNNNNNNNNNNNNNNNNNNNNNNNNNNNNNNNNNNNNNNNNNNNNNNNNNNNNNNNNNNNNNNNNNNNNNNNNNNNNNNNNNNNNNNNNNNNNNNNNNNNNNNNNNNNNNNNNNNNNNNNNNNNNNNNNNNNNNNNNNNNNNNNNNNNNNNNNNNNNNNNNNNNNNNNNNNNNNNNNNNNNNNNNNNNNNNNNNNNNNNNNNNNNNNNNNNNNNNNNNNNNNNNNNNNNNNNNNNNNNNNNNNNNNNNNNNNNNNNNNNNNNNNNNNNNNNNNNNNNNNNNNNNNNNNNNNNNNNNNNNNNNNNNNNNNNNNNNNNNNNNNNNNNNNNNNNNNNNNNNNNNNNNNNNNNNNNNNNNNNNNNNNNNNNNNNNNNNNNNNNNNNNNNNNNNNNNNNNNNNNNNNNNNNNNNNNNNNNNNNNNNNNNNNNNNNNNNNNNNNNNNNNNNNNNNNNNNNNNNNNNNNNNNNNNNNNNNNNNNNNNNNNNNNNNNNNNNNNNNNNNNNNN is from Chiloscyllium plagiosum isolate BGI_BamShark_2017 unplaced genomic scaffold, ASM401019v2 scaf_882, whole genome shotgun sequence and encodes:
- the gtf2h4 gene encoding general transcription factor IIH subunit 4, which encodes MQREKLKCKNLHEYMRSLSPSILDKLYNHPATCLAVFRELPVLAQNYVMRLLFLDQPLPQAAVTFWVKKDKQRYSTHAPPPPQRCAPS